A DNA window from Mytilus edulis chromosome 14, xbMytEdul2.2, whole genome shotgun sequence contains the following coding sequences:
- the LOC139503696 gene encoding failed axon connections-like, which translates to MAAAKTWKPEWKQDVVYMHVFPRIMSKGVPNFSPFAVKLETWLRINKIPFEVVDHMGMSTKGQSPFIMFNQKEYPDSNLIIEYLTDYFSVSMENCLSDVEKAISRAFLKMIEEDMTWSIFWYRYVDHFVDEYLEYLKPSDDPEKAKAFAEHLGSSVKNRAVSHGIGRHSNEEIYKIGSDDIRAISKYLGDKTFMMGDNPTLIDCCLFGFIIQITDVPINFPMRDVIKKECPNILQFVDRVKTKYWSDWDKQSI; encoded by the exons ATGGCTGCTGCAAAAACATGGAAACCCGAATGGAAACAAGACGTTGTTTACATGCATGTATTTCCTAGGATAATGTCAAAAGGAGTCCCGAATTTCTCTCCGTTTGCAGTAAAGTTAGAAACGTGGTTAAGAATAAATAAAATCCCATTTGAA GTTGTAGATCACATGGGTATGTCGACAAAAGGTCAAAGTCCATTTATTATGTTTAACCAAAAGGAATATCCTGATTCCAACTTAATAATTGAATATCTGACAGAttatttttccgtttccatggagaATTGTTTATCAGATGTCGAGAAGGCAATATCGAGGGCATTTCTCAAAATGATTGAGGAAGATATGACTTG GTCAATATTTTGGTACAGATATGTTGATCATTTCGTTGATGAGTATTTGGAATATTTAAAACCAAGTGATGATCCAGAAAAAGCTAAGGCATTTGCAGAACATCTTGGTAGTAGT GTAAAAAATAGAGCAGTTTCACATGGAATAGGTCGTCACAGCAACGAAGAAATATATAAAATCGGAAGTGACGATATCAGagccatatcaaaatatttaggcGACAAGACGTTTATGATGGGAGATAACCCAACTttg atTGACTGTTGCCTGTTTGGTTTTATTATCCAGATCACGGATGTTCCAATAAACTTTCCGATGAGAGACGTTATCAAAAAAGAATGTCCAAACATTTTACAATTTGTAGATAGAGTTAAAACAAAATACTGGTCAGACTGGGACAAACAATCTATATAA